A stretch of Ipomoea triloba cultivar NCNSP0323 chromosome 11, ASM357664v1 DNA encodes these proteins:
- the LOC115997195 gene encoding F-box/kelch-repeat protein At3g61590-like, with protein sequence MEGETSWVSHCFDDIARDTIEFDSSSELNDESNRAITPVLVDLILPDDLLERILACLPIASIFRAGCVCKRWHEIVNSKRFLWNFSQIPPQKPWYFMFTSSDEPIGYAYDSILRKWYNFELPCIETSNCFIASSCGLVCFMDNDSRSQLCVCNPITKCSKKLEEPPGLKFSDYSALAISVERKPRRHTVTYSVTIVKSKQVPGNFFQWDLSIHIYDSETMMWVTPFTETLEGWRGGDESVICDGVLYFLIYSTGGGPPYNRHGLVTYNLMSRSTHGLLMRSFIPVPCSLTCGRLMNLKERLIMVGGIGKPDRPDIIKGIGIWALNGKEWQEIARMPHKYFQGFGEFDDVFASSGSDELLYIQSYGAPALLVFDVNQKHWRWSVKCPVSKRFPLQLFTGFCFEPRLEVMPLLDDVMD encoded by the coding sequence ATGGAAGGAGAAACATCATGGGTCAGTCATTGCTTTGATGACATTGCAAGAGATACTATTGAGTTTGATTCATCCTCAGAACTTAATGATGAAAGCAATAGAGCCATTACCCCAGTTCTTGTTGATTTAATATTGCCTGATGATCTGTTGGAACGGATTCTTGCCTGCCTGCCCATTGCCAGCATTTTTAGGGCAGGTTGTGTCTGTAAAAGATGGCATGAGATAGTGAATTCAAAGCGATTTCTATGGAATTTCTCACAGATCCCACCACAAAAACCTTGGTATTTTATGTTCACAAGCTCAGATGAGCCAATTGGTTATGCCTATGATTCCATCCTTAGAAAGTGGTACAATTTTGAACTCCCATGTATTGAAACCTCCAATTGCTTCATTGCTTCATCTTGTGGATTAGTTTGCTTTATGGACAACGATAGTAGAAGCCAGCTCTGTGTTTGCAACCCTATAACCAAATGCTCCAAGAAGCTTGAGGAGCCTCCAGGTCTTAAGTTTTCTGACTACAGCGCATTGGCAATCTCAGTTGAGAGGAAACCTCGCAGACACACTGTGACTTACAGTGTCACAATTGTCAAGTCTAAACAAGTTCCAGGGAACTTCTTTCAGTGGGATCTCTCCATCCACATATATGACTCAGAAACAATGATGTGGGTAACCCCATTCACGGAGACGTTAGAAGGGTGGAGAGGCGGGGATGAGAGCGTAATATGTGATGGTGTTTTGTACTTCTTGATCTACTCTACTGGAGGTGGTCCTCCATACAATCGTCATGGCTTAGTCACTTATAATCTCATGAGCAGATCAACCCATGGTTTACTAATGAGGAGTTTCATTCCAGTGCCATGTTCCCTTACTTGTGGTCGCTTGATGAACCTCAAGGAGAGGTTAATAATGGTGGGAGGGATTGGGAAACCAGACCGGCCTGATATTATAAAAGGGATTGGGATATGGGCTCTGAATGGGAAGGAGTGGCAAGAGATTGCACGTATGCCACACAAGTACTTCCAAGGCTTTGGTGAGTTTGATGATGTTTTTGCTAGCAGTGGCAGTGATGAGCTGCTATATATCCAGAGTTACGGAGCCCCAGCTCTTCTTGTTTTCGATGTGAACCAGAAACATTGGAGGTGGTCAGTGAAATGCCCTGTGTCGAAGAGGTTTCCTCTTCAGCTCTTTACTGGCTTCTGCTTTGAACCAAGGCTTGAAGTCATGCCCTTACTTGATGATGTGATGGACTGA